One segment of Ochotona princeps isolate mOchPri1 chromosome 28, mOchPri1.hap1, whole genome shotgun sequence DNA contains the following:
- the SPZ1 gene encoding spermatogenic leucine zipper protein 1: protein MACRDGSAQMPSPSLARQATPGPQPAPPDAPVTVALIEIGSVPRLACSLYPSRTHRGCQVTDPQVLQKFEELLKEIKDVVDDMTGPEGHVADAQEISISKDVSELKERIRGLDKMNKLLLKNLVVALHPEKDHAAKQRRTPVEPQVAVDTAQVPEPEAARQMEAGSLSVGETPGDTEQGGDRPPPAPEEAAMLRRSMEQLLREAEHWSQQQTELSQLIRSCQVAQKDLRDAAENDGGDAQSQACKLAAATWELEQQVDKLNHDTRSLYLVAALLENQCGILEQRVELLRELHLPQNRALPDRPLLITLHRAAQSSGSSEAERLPASRPFQRKARSYRSLDVCLSKKARNNRFNNRIARALVGKKLTPSSSR from the coding sequence ATGGCCTGCAGGGATGGCTCCGCTCAGatgccctccccctccctggcccGTCAAGCCACCCCTGGTCCCCAGCCGGCGCCTCCGGACGCCCCAGTCACCGTGGCCCTTATTGAAATCGGCTCCGTCCCCAGGCTGGCCTGCAGCCTGTACCCTTCCCGGACCCATAGGGGCTGCCAAGTAACAGACCCACAAGTCCTGCAGAAGTTTGAAGAGCTCTTGAAGGAAATCAAAGATGTTGTTGACGACATGACGGGTCCCGAAGGCCACGTGGCTGACGCCCAGGAGATCAGTATCTCGAAGGACGTGTCAGAACTCAAGGAAAGGATCCGAGGACTCGACAAGATGAATAAACTGCTGCTCAAAAACTTGGTTGTCGCTTTGCACCCAGAGAAGGACCATGCGGCAAAGCAGCGGCGGACGCCGGTGGAGCCCCAGGTCGCGGTGGACACAGCACAGGTTCCTGAACCGGAGGCGGCACGGCAGATGGAAGCAGGAAGTCTCTCCGTGGGGGAGACGCCAGGCGACACGGAGCAGGGGGGCGACCGGCCGCCTCCCGCTCCCGAGGAGGCCGCCATGCTCCGGCGCAGCATGGAGCAGCTGCTGCGGGAGGCCGAGCACTGGAGCCAGCAGCAGACCGAGCTCAGCCAGCTCATCAGGTCCTGCCAGGTGGCTCAGAAGGACCTCAGGGACGCTGCGGAGAACGACGGCGGCGACGCGCAGAGCCAGGCCTGCAAGCTGGCGGCCGCCAcgtgggagctggagcagcaggtggacaAGCTGAACCACGACACCCGCTCGCTGTACCTCGTGGCAGCCCTGCTGGAGAACCAGTGCGGCATCTTGGAGCAGAGGGTGGAGCTCCTGCGAGAGCTCCACCTGCCCCAGAACCGGGCCCTGCCCGACAGGCCCCTTCTCATCACCCTGCACCGGGCGGCGCAGAGCAGCGGGTCGTCGGAGGCCGAGAGGCTGCCGGCTTCCAGGCCCTTTCAGCGAAAGGCCCGGTCCTACCGGAGCCTGGATGTGTGTCTCAGTAAGAAGGCCCGCAACAACCGCTTCAACAACCGCATCGCCAGGGCTCTGGTGGGAAAGAAGCTAACTCCCAGCAGCTCAAGATAG